A stretch of Labrus bergylta chromosome 19, fLabBer1.1, whole genome shotgun sequence DNA encodes these proteins:
- the LOC109982406 gene encoding serine/threonine-protein phosphatase 6 regulatory ankyrin repeat subunit A isoform X2, giving the protein MAVLRIQDQPSLLRAIFNLEPDEVRSLIFKKEDVNIQDNEKRTPLHAAAYLGDAEIIELLILSGARVNAKDNKWLTPLHRAVASCSEDAVAVLLKHSADVNARDKNWQTPLHVAASNKAVRCAEALVPLLSNVNVSDRAGRTALHHAAFSGHVEMVKLLLSRGANINAFDKKDRRAIHWGAYMGHLEVVKLLVSSGAEVDCKDKKAYTPLHAAASSGMSSTVHFLLSLGVHVNEANTYGNTPLHLACYNGQDVVVSELIDAGAHVNQVNERGFSALHFASSSRQGALCQELLLAHGAHINMRSKDGKTPLHMAATHGRFSCSQALIQNGAEIDCEDKGRNTALHIAARYGHELIITALIKHGANTAKRGIHGMFPLHLAALSGFSDCCRKLLSSGFDIDTPDDFGRTCLHAAAAGGNLECLNLLLNIGADFNRKDNFGRTPLHYASANCNYQCVFALVGSGASVNERDQRGCSSLHYAAAADTEGKCVEYLLRNDADPGSRDRQGYSAVHYASAYGRTLCLELMSSETPLDVLMETSGTDILGDSESQAPVSPLHLAAYHGHCGALEVLLSSLLEVDICSPEGRTPLSLACSRGHQECVSLLLHHSSSPMTRDYTHKKTALHAAAMNGHPECLRLLMSNNQHINVDAQDTDGQTPLMLAVLNGHTECVYSLLSQGASVENQDRWGRTALHRGAVTGQDECVEALLQRGASVCVGDIRGRSPLHLASACGRVGALGALLQATNTSHAHTHLTDNQGYTPLHWACYNGYDACVEVLLDQDVFKKMKGNSFSPLHCAVMNDNEGVAEMLIDSLGTIVVNATDSKGRTPLHAAAFSDHVECVSLLLSHGAQANVVDTHLRRTPLMMAALNGQTNTVEVLVSSAKADLTLQDAQRDTSLHLACSKGHETSALLILEKISDRNVINCTNTALQTPLHVAAKKGLTVVVQELLGKGASVLAVDENGYTPALACAPNRDVADCLALILNSMMPASPMVTIAALPALSLTQTVINNHPTNNHVSKGVAFDTLPPLRPDHASYCRPEHPLSSVSADDELNDSDSETY; this is encoded by the exons GAGCCCGAGTTAATGCCAAAGACAACAAGTGGTTGACTCCTCTTCACCGAGCTGTCGCCTCTTGTAGTGAG GATGCAGTGGCAGTGCTGCTGAAGCACAGTGCAGATGTTAACGCCCGGGACAAGAACTGGCAGACGCCGCTCCACGTTGCAGCTAGCAACAAAGCAGTGCGCTGTGCAGAGGCTTTGGTCCCGCTGCTTAGCAACGTCAACGTGTCTGACCGGGCGGGGCGCACTGCCCTTCACCATGCTGCCTTCAGTGGACATGTAGAG ATGGTGAAGCTGCTACTGTCTAGAGGAGCCAACATTAATGCATTTGACAAAAAGGACCGGAGAGCCATCCACTGGGGGGCCTACATGG GTCACCTGGAGGTTGTGAAATTATTGGTATCCAGCGGAGCAGAGGTTGACTGTAAAGATAAGAAAGCCTACACGCCGCTACACGCAGCCGCCTCAAGTGGCATGAGCAGTACAGTGCACTTCCTGCTGAGCCTTGGAGTCCAT GTCAACGAGGCAAACACCTACGGTAACACCCCACTCCATTTAGCCTGCTACAATGGACAGGATGTGGTGGTCAGTGAGCTTATAGATGCAGGAGCCCATGTcaaccag GTGAATGAGAGGGGCTTTTCTGCTCTCCACTTTGCCTCCTCCTCACGCCAGGGGGCGCTGTGCCAGGAGCTGCTGTTGGCTCACGGAGCTCACATCAACATGCGG AGTAAGGATGGTAAGACCCCCCTCCACATGGCAGCTACCCATGGAAGGTTCTCCTGCTCTCAGGCTCTAATTCAAAATG GAGCTGAGATTGATTGTGAGGACAAGGGCAGAAACACTGCACTTCACATCGCTGCTCGCTATGGCCATGAGCTCATCATCACAGCACTCATCAAACATGGAGCCAACACCGCCAA GAGAGGCATTCATGGGATGTTCCCTCTACACCTGGCAGCTCTCAGCGGCTTCTCAGATTGCTGCAGGAAGCTGCTGTCCTCAG GGTTTGACATAGACACCCCTGACGACTTTGGAAGGACCTGTCTacatgctgctgcagctggagg GAACCTGGAGTGTCTGAACTTGCTGTTAAACATTGGAGCTGACTTTAACAGAAAAGACAACTTTGGCAG GACTCCACTTCACTACGCATCAGCAAACTGTAactatcagtgtgtgtttgccttGGTGGGCTCCGGGGCTAGTGTCAATGAGCGGGACCAGAGAGGCTGCAGCTCCCTGCACTATGCAGCTGCAGCCGACACAGAGGGAAA GTGTGTGGAGTACTTGTTGAGGAATGATGCTGATCCAGGATCGAGAGACAGACAGGGTTACAGTGCAGTGCACTATGCCTCAGCCTACGGACGCACACTCTGCCTGGAACTG ATGTCAAGTGAGACTCCTCTTGATGTG TTAATGGAGACATCAGGTACAGACATCCTGGGTGACTCAGAGAGTCAGGCCCCCGTCAGTCCACTCCACCTGGCA GCTTACCACGGACACTGTGGAGCTTTAGAGGTTCTCTTGTCGTCTCTGCTGGAGGTGGATATTTGCAGCCCAGAGGGCCGGACCCCCCtcagcctggcctgctccaggGGACACCAGGAGTGcgtctctctgctgcttcacCACAGCTCCTCACCCATGACCCGtgactacacacacaaaaagacagctCTACAtgctgcag CTATGAATGGCCACCCAGAGTGCCTGCGTCTGCTCATGAGCAACAACCAACACATTAATGTGGACGCACAAGACACCGATGGaca GACACCGTTAATGTTGGCTGTACTTAATGGGCATACAGAGTGTGTGTACTCGCTACTCAGTCAAGGAGCCAGTGTAGAGAATCAGGACCGCTGGGGGAGGACGGCACTACATCGAGGG GCTGTGACTGGCCAGGACGAGTGTGTAGAGGCCCTTCTACAGCGgggtgccagtgtgtgtgtcggAGACATAAGGGGCCGTTCCCCTCTTCACCTGGCATCCGCCTGTGGCCGGGTGGGTGCACTGGGTGCTCTTCTGCAAGCCACGAACAcctcacacgctcacacacatcTCACCGACAACCAGGGCTACACACCACTACACTGGGCCTGCTACAACG GATATGATGCCTGTGTGGAGGTTTTGCTAGACCAAGATGTTTTCAAGAAGATGAAAGGAAACTCCTTCAGTCCGCTGCACTGTGCTGT TATGAATGATAACGAGGGAGTGGCGGAGATGTTAATCGACTCACTGGGAACAATTGTTGTCAACGCAACTGACTCCAAGGGCAG GACCCCACTCCACGCTGCAGCTTTTTCCGACCACGTGGAGTGTGTTTCCCTGCTGCTGAGCCACGGAGCGCAGGCAAACGTAGTGGACACACACTTGCGGAGGACACCTCTTATGATGGCAGCTCTTAACGGACAAACCAACACTGTGG AGGTGTTGGTGAGCAGTGCTAAAGCTGACTTGACACTACAGGATGCACAAAGGGACACATCATTACATCTTGCTTGCAGCAAG GGTCATGAGACGAGTGCCTTGCTGATTCTGGAGAAGATCAGTGACAGGAACGTCATCAACTGCACCAACACTGCTCTCCAGAC GCCTCTGCATGTGGCAGCCAAGAAGGGTCTGACAGTGGTGGTCCAAGAGCTGCTGGGGAAAGGAGCTAGTGTGTTAGCAGTGGATGAGAACG gtTACACTCCAGCTCTGGCCTGTGCTCCGAACCGTGACGTGGCAGACTGCTTGGCGCTCATCCTCAACTCCATGATGCCTGCCTCCCCTATGGTCACCATAGCAGCTCTACCTGCACTTTCTCTTACTCAGACAGTCATCAACAACCACCCCACTAATAACCACGTCTCCAAAGGTGTTGCCTTTGATACCCTGCCCCCTTTGAGGCCTGACCATGCCTCCTACTGTAGGCCGGAGCACCCgctgtcctctgtctctgcagacgATGAACTGAATGACTCTGATTCTGAGACGTACTGA
- the LOC109982406 gene encoding serine/threonine-protein phosphatase 6 regulatory ankyrin repeat subunit A isoform X1, with the protein MRSERASRVCIVVLEEVEEDEPSSSPPPPQPKSSPDRRSHHASQRNAAAPEDKPSLLRAIFNLEPDEVRSLIFKKEDVNIQDNEKRTPLHAAAYLGDAEIIELLILSGARVNAKDNKWLTPLHRAVASCSEDAVAVLLKHSADVNARDKNWQTPLHVAASNKAVRCAEALVPLLSNVNVSDRAGRTALHHAAFSGHVEMVKLLLSRGANINAFDKKDRRAIHWGAYMGHLEVVKLLVSSGAEVDCKDKKAYTPLHAAASSGMSSTVHFLLSLGVHVNEANTYGNTPLHLACYNGQDVVVSELIDAGAHVNQVNERGFSALHFASSSRQGALCQELLLAHGAHINMRSKDGKTPLHMAATHGRFSCSQALIQNGAEIDCEDKGRNTALHIAARYGHELIITALIKHGANTAKRGIHGMFPLHLAALSGFSDCCRKLLSSGFDIDTPDDFGRTCLHAAAAGGNLECLNLLLNIGADFNRKDNFGRTPLHYASANCNYQCVFALVGSGASVNERDQRGCSSLHYAAAADTEGKCVEYLLRNDADPGSRDRQGYSAVHYASAYGRTLCLELMSSETPLDVLMETSGTDILGDSESQAPVSPLHLAAYHGHCGALEVLLSSLLEVDICSPEGRTPLSLACSRGHQECVSLLLHHSSSPMTRDYTHKKTALHAAAMNGHPECLRLLMSNNQHINVDAQDTDGQTPLMLAVLNGHTECVYSLLSQGASVENQDRWGRTALHRGAVTGQDECVEALLQRGASVCVGDIRGRSPLHLASACGRVGALGALLQATNTSHAHTHLTDNQGYTPLHWACYNGYDACVEVLLDQDVFKKMKGNSFSPLHCAVMNDNEGVAEMLIDSLGTIVVNATDSKGRTPLHAAAFSDHVECVSLLLSHGAQANVVDTHLRRTPLMMAALNGQTNTVEVLVSSAKADLTLQDAQRDTSLHLACSKGHETSALLILEKISDRNVINCTNTALQTPLHVAAKKGLTVVVQELLGKGASVLAVDENGYTPALACAPNRDVADCLALILNSMMPASPMVTIAALPALSLTQTVINNHPTNNHVSKGVAFDTLPPLRPDHASYCRPEHPLSSVSADDELNDSDSETY; encoded by the exons GAGCCCGAGTTAATGCCAAAGACAACAAGTGGTTGACTCCTCTTCACCGAGCTGTCGCCTCTTGTAGTGAG GATGCAGTGGCAGTGCTGCTGAAGCACAGTGCAGATGTTAACGCCCGGGACAAGAACTGGCAGACGCCGCTCCACGTTGCAGCTAGCAACAAAGCAGTGCGCTGTGCAGAGGCTTTGGTCCCGCTGCTTAGCAACGTCAACGTGTCTGACCGGGCGGGGCGCACTGCCCTTCACCATGCTGCCTTCAGTGGACATGTAGAG ATGGTGAAGCTGCTACTGTCTAGAGGAGCCAACATTAATGCATTTGACAAAAAGGACCGGAGAGCCATCCACTGGGGGGCCTACATGG GTCACCTGGAGGTTGTGAAATTATTGGTATCCAGCGGAGCAGAGGTTGACTGTAAAGATAAGAAAGCCTACACGCCGCTACACGCAGCCGCCTCAAGTGGCATGAGCAGTACAGTGCACTTCCTGCTGAGCCTTGGAGTCCAT GTCAACGAGGCAAACACCTACGGTAACACCCCACTCCATTTAGCCTGCTACAATGGACAGGATGTGGTGGTCAGTGAGCTTATAGATGCAGGAGCCCATGTcaaccag GTGAATGAGAGGGGCTTTTCTGCTCTCCACTTTGCCTCCTCCTCACGCCAGGGGGCGCTGTGCCAGGAGCTGCTGTTGGCTCACGGAGCTCACATCAACATGCGG AGTAAGGATGGTAAGACCCCCCTCCACATGGCAGCTACCCATGGAAGGTTCTCCTGCTCTCAGGCTCTAATTCAAAATG GAGCTGAGATTGATTGTGAGGACAAGGGCAGAAACACTGCACTTCACATCGCTGCTCGCTATGGCCATGAGCTCATCATCACAGCACTCATCAAACATGGAGCCAACACCGCCAA GAGAGGCATTCATGGGATGTTCCCTCTACACCTGGCAGCTCTCAGCGGCTTCTCAGATTGCTGCAGGAAGCTGCTGTCCTCAG GGTTTGACATAGACACCCCTGACGACTTTGGAAGGACCTGTCTacatgctgctgcagctggagg GAACCTGGAGTGTCTGAACTTGCTGTTAAACATTGGAGCTGACTTTAACAGAAAAGACAACTTTGGCAG GACTCCACTTCACTACGCATCAGCAAACTGTAactatcagtgtgtgtttgccttGGTGGGCTCCGGGGCTAGTGTCAATGAGCGGGACCAGAGAGGCTGCAGCTCCCTGCACTATGCAGCTGCAGCCGACACAGAGGGAAA GTGTGTGGAGTACTTGTTGAGGAATGATGCTGATCCAGGATCGAGAGACAGACAGGGTTACAGTGCAGTGCACTATGCCTCAGCCTACGGACGCACACTCTGCCTGGAACTG ATGTCAAGTGAGACTCCTCTTGATGTG TTAATGGAGACATCAGGTACAGACATCCTGGGTGACTCAGAGAGTCAGGCCCCCGTCAGTCCACTCCACCTGGCA GCTTACCACGGACACTGTGGAGCTTTAGAGGTTCTCTTGTCGTCTCTGCTGGAGGTGGATATTTGCAGCCCAGAGGGCCGGACCCCCCtcagcctggcctgctccaggGGACACCAGGAGTGcgtctctctgctgcttcacCACAGCTCCTCACCCATGACCCGtgactacacacacaaaaagacagctCTACAtgctgcag CTATGAATGGCCACCCAGAGTGCCTGCGTCTGCTCATGAGCAACAACCAACACATTAATGTGGACGCACAAGACACCGATGGaca GACACCGTTAATGTTGGCTGTACTTAATGGGCATACAGAGTGTGTGTACTCGCTACTCAGTCAAGGAGCCAGTGTAGAGAATCAGGACCGCTGGGGGAGGACGGCACTACATCGAGGG GCTGTGACTGGCCAGGACGAGTGTGTAGAGGCCCTTCTACAGCGgggtgccagtgtgtgtgtcggAGACATAAGGGGCCGTTCCCCTCTTCACCTGGCATCCGCCTGTGGCCGGGTGGGTGCACTGGGTGCTCTTCTGCAAGCCACGAACAcctcacacgctcacacacatcTCACCGACAACCAGGGCTACACACCACTACACTGGGCCTGCTACAACG GATATGATGCCTGTGTGGAGGTTTTGCTAGACCAAGATGTTTTCAAGAAGATGAAAGGAAACTCCTTCAGTCCGCTGCACTGTGCTGT TATGAATGATAACGAGGGAGTGGCGGAGATGTTAATCGACTCACTGGGAACAATTGTTGTCAACGCAACTGACTCCAAGGGCAG GACCCCACTCCACGCTGCAGCTTTTTCCGACCACGTGGAGTGTGTTTCCCTGCTGCTGAGCCACGGAGCGCAGGCAAACGTAGTGGACACACACTTGCGGAGGACACCTCTTATGATGGCAGCTCTTAACGGACAAACCAACACTGTGG AGGTGTTGGTGAGCAGTGCTAAAGCTGACTTGACACTACAGGATGCACAAAGGGACACATCATTACATCTTGCTTGCAGCAAG GGTCATGAGACGAGTGCCTTGCTGATTCTGGAGAAGATCAGTGACAGGAACGTCATCAACTGCACCAACACTGCTCTCCAGAC GCCTCTGCATGTGGCAGCCAAGAAGGGTCTGACAGTGGTGGTCCAAGAGCTGCTGGGGAAAGGAGCTAGTGTGTTAGCAGTGGATGAGAACG gtTACACTCCAGCTCTGGCCTGTGCTCCGAACCGTGACGTGGCAGACTGCTTGGCGCTCATCCTCAACTCCATGATGCCTGCCTCCCCTATGGTCACCATAGCAGCTCTACCTGCACTTTCTCTTACTCAGACAGTCATCAACAACCACCCCACTAATAACCACGTCTCCAAAGGTGTTGCCTTTGATACCCTGCCCCCTTTGAGGCCTGACCATGCCTCCTACTGTAGGCCGGAGCACCCgctgtcctctgtctctgcagacgATGAACTGAATGACTCTGATTCTGAGACGTACTGA
- the dmac1 gene encoding distal membrane-arm assembly complex protein 1: MSTTPEAPVSKPGQVVKNCWSCRLLCGGGLMLSGAYVFLPALRTIRQGGPTSMGTLAQMIFAASLTSWGLVVIANPMDETQRKT; the protein is encoded by the exons ATGTCAACAACACCAGAAGCACCAGTGTCAAAACCTGGTCAGGTGGTGAAGAACTGCTGGAGCTGTCGGCTCCTCTGCGGCGGTGGTCTGATGCTGTCCGGCGCTTATGTGTTCCTCCCAGCCCTGAGGACCATCCGACAAGGCGGACCGACCTCCATGGGCACATTGGCACAGATGATATTTGCTGCAA GTTTGACCTCATGGGGGCTTGTTGTCATCGCTAACCCGATGGATGAAACGCAGAGGAAGACGTGA
- the LOC109982410 gene encoding biotinidase, whose amino-acid sequence MYFRDKTMFSFVVFSVCYSLISAVVQVEPSEISSYVAAVYEHSLILNPEPHVPLSRAASLQHLQRNLDIYEQQAARASQQGAQILVFPEDGLQGFNFSRSSISGYLEIIPDPQQERWNPCTEPGKYNNTEVLQRLSCMARRNKLYLVANMAGLQPCPLKTDPTSSCPSDGRWQFNTNVVFSSDGLLVARYHKNNPYFEEAFNTPPQPEIITFDTPFAGKFGLITCFDILFNEPTITLLEKGVRQLIFPTAWMNQLPLLDTIQFQHAISLGANITLLAANIRSDTLIMTGSGIYTPFSATYHHAQRGDSEEGRLLVARVPVLEQDGAFAAESKSSTAADSGFCHQESCSDASPVPPSSDTFTSSMMWDPFTFVLLKETEGRVNVCNGTFCCHLQYQRFPLGGSNELYALGAFAGTHIVNGRYAVQVCALVRCAGLDLSSCGQEVEEAESKMDFQLEGRFGTRYVYPSVLASKMVLEQPEHFEKGADGRVILKHSNMSGGLVTACLYGRMYHLDNE is encoded by the exons ATGTATTTCAGAGATAAAACGATGTTTTCGTTCGTTGTCTTTTCGGTCTGTTATTCTTTAATATCAGCTGTGGTTCAAGTAGAGCCAAGTGAGATCTCTTCTTACGTAGCTGCTGTGTACGAGCACAGTTTAATCCTGAACCCGGAGCCTCATGTCCCCCTGTCACGCGCCGCTTCCCTGCAGCACCTGCAGAGAAACCTGGACATCTACGAGCAGCAGGCTGCACGAGCCTCCCAGCAG GGTGCCCAGATCCTGGTGTTTCCAGAAGATGGTCTTCAGGGATTCAACTTCAGCCGTTCATCCATCTCTGGGTACCTTGAAATAATTCCTGACCCCCAGCAAGAGAGGTGGAACCCCTGCACAGAGCCTGGcaaatacaacaacactgaG GTTCTCCAGCGCTTGAGCTGTATGGCTCGTCGTAACAAACTCTACCTTGTGGCCAACATGGCTGGCCTGCAGCCCTGCCCCCTGAAGACCGACCCCACCTCCTCCTGTCCCTCTGATGGACGCTGGCAGTTCAACACCAACGTGGTCTTCAG cTCAGATGGCCTGCTGGTGGCACGCTACCATAAAAACAACCCCTACTTTGAGGAGGCCTTTAACACTCCGCCACAACCTGAGATCATAACTTTTGATACACCTTTTGCCGGGAAGTTTGGCCTTATCACCTGCTTTGACATCCTCTTCAACGAGCCCACAATTACCCTGCTGGAAAAG GGCGTGCGTCAGTTAATCTTCCCCACAGCCTGGATGAACCAACTCCCCCTCCTGGACACAATCCAGTTCCAGCATGCCATCAGTTTGGGTGCCAATATCACCCTGCTAGCAGCCAACATTCGTAGTGATACTCTTATCATGACTGGAAGTGGTATCTACACCCCTTTTTCTGCCACCTATCACCACGCACAAAGAGGAGACTCAGAGGAGGGCAGACTGCTCGTTGCTAGGGTGCCGGTCTTAGAACAGGATGGGGCGTTTGCAGCAGAGTCGAAATCATCTACAGCAGCAGACTCTGGTTTCTGTCATCAAGAGAGCTGTTCTGATGcttctccagtccctccctcctcAGACACCTTCACTTCCTCCATGATGTGGGACCCATTTACATTTGTCCTCTTAAAGGAAACAGAAGGCAGAGTTAATGTGTGCAATGGCACCTTTTGCTGTCACCTGCAGTACCAGCGGTTTCCACTGGGAGGCAGTAATGAATTGTATGCATTAGGAGCATTTGCTGGAACTCATATCGTGAATGGACGCTATGCTGTGCAg GTGTGTGCACTCGTCCGTTGTGCAGGGTTGGACCTCAGCTCCTGTGGGCAGGAAGTGGAAGAGGCCGAGTCTAAAATGGACTTCCAATTGGAGGGGAGGTTTGGAACCAGATATGTGTACCCGTCAGTTTTGGCAAGCAAGATGGTCCTGGAGCAGCCAGAGCATTTTGAAAAAGGTGCAGATGGCAGAGTGATCTTGAAACACTCAAACATGAGTGGTGGGCTGGTGACTGCGTGTCTGTACGGACGGATGTATCACCTGGACAATGAATGA
- the LOC109982408 gene encoding biotinidase, with amino-acid sequence MTLFSAFASFIFTLAAVVENQPVMESSYVAAVYEHNLILNPEPLVQLSRSAALQHMQKNLDIYEEQAAEAAKQGAQILVFPEDGIHGYHFSRSSISGYLETIPDPQQESWNPCTEPEKYNVTEVLQRLSCMARRNKLYLVANMAGLQPCPLKTDPTSSCPSDGRWQFNTNVVFRSDGLLVARYHKYNLFFEESFDTPPQPELIAFDTPFAGKFGLITCFDILFHKPTIALVEKGVRQLIFPTAWMNLLPLLDSVQFHRALSLGANITLLAANLRNDRLNMRGSGIYTPFSATYHHAQRGDPEEGRLLVAKVPVLDQQWLDKNVTTQEEVVKAELISPKATDSGFCHQESCSDASPAPASSDNFTSLMMYDLFTFVLVNETEGVTNVCSGTFCCLLEYRRFPQGDSEELYALGAFAGMHKNGIYAHQVCALVRCAGLDLSSCGQQVEEAETKLDFQLEGRFGTRYVYPSVLVSKMVLDEPEHFEKGADGRVILKHSNMSGGLVTACLYGRMYHLDNE; translated from the exons ATGACACTCTTCAGTGCCTTCGCCAGTTTTATTTTTACGTTGGCTGCTGTTGTTGAAAACCAGCCTGTCATGGAGTCCTCATATGTTGCTGCTGTGTACGAGCACAACCTAATCCTTAACCCGGAGCCCCTTGTGCAACTGTCCCGGTCTGCTGCCCTTCAACATATGCAAAAAAACTTGGATATCTACGAGGAGCAGGCTGCCGAAGCCGCTAAGCAG GGTGCCCAGATCCTGGTGTTTCCAGAAGATGGCATTCATGGTTACCACTTCAGCCGTTCATCCATCTCTGGTTATCTTGAGACAATTCCTGACCCGCAGCAAGAGAGCTGGAACCCCTGCACAGAGCCCGAAAAGTACAACGTCACTGAG GTTCTCCAGCGCTTGAGCTGTATGGCTCGTCGTAACAAACTCTACCTTGTGGCCAACATGGCTGGCCTGCAGCCCTGCCCCCTGAAGACCGACCCCACCTCCTCCTGTCCCTCTGATGGACGCTGGCAGTTCAACACCAACGTGGTCTTCAg GTCAGATGGCCTGCTGGTGGCACGCTATCATAAATACAACCTTTTCTTTGAGGAGTCCTTTGACACTCCACCACAACCTGAGCTCATTGCATTTGATACACCTTTTGCCGGGAAGTTTGGCCTTATCACCTGCTTTGACATCCTCTTCCACAAGCCCACAATAGCCCTGGTggagaag GGCGTGCGTCAGCTGATCTTTCCCACAGCCTGGATGAACCTGCTCCCCCTACTAGACTCTGTCCAGTTCCATCGGGCATTGAGCTTGGGTGCCAATATCACCCTACTCGCAGCAAACCTTCGAAATGACAGACTAAACATGAGGGGAAGTGGTATCTACACCCCTTTTTCTGCCACCTATCACCACGCACAGAGAGGAGACCCAGAGGAGGGCAGACTGCTCGTTGCTAAGGTTCCTGTCTTAGACCAGCAGTGGTTGGACAAAAACGTCACCACACAGGAGGAGGTAGTTAAGGCAGAGCTCATATCACCAAAGGCTACAGACTCTGGATTCTGTCATCAAGAGAGCTGTTCTGATGCTTCTCCAGCCCCTGCCTCCTCAGACAACTTCACTTCACTCATGATGTACGACCTATTTACATTTGTCCTCGTAAACGAGACCGAGGGTGTCACTAATGTTTGCAGCGGCACCTTTTGCTGTCTCCTCGAGTACCGTCGTTTTCCACAGGGTGACAGTGAAGAACTCTATGCATTGGGAGCATTTGCTGGAATGCACAAGAATGGAATCTATGCCCATCAG GTGTGTGCACTCGTCCGTTGTGCAGGGTTGGACCTCAGCTCCTGTGGGCAGCAAGTGGAAGAGGCTGAGACTAAACTGGACTTCCAATTGGAGGGGAGGTTTGGAACCAGATATGTGTACCCATCAGTTTTGGTTAGCAAGATGGTCCTGGATGAGCCAGAGCATTTTGAAAAAGGTGCAGATGGCAGAGTGATCTTGAAACACTCAAACATGAGTGGTGGGCTGGTGACTGCCTGTCTGTACGGACGGATGTATCACCTGGACAATGAATGA